The DNA sequence agaagtCCGGACCTCCAGGAACcgttaaaagaaaacatccaGGGAATACTTCtgaaagtgaaaacaataagaaaaagtgCAAATCAGCTGCAGCCTGTCTTGGAGTTATTCGTCTTGATTACGATTATCCTCCAGCTCCCGGTGACATCGACTGCCCCAACTCCTTCGATTGTGATGTTTATTACAAAGTTGCGCCTGGTCTCACGTTTGAAATGTGCCAGAAAGGGAAGATGACCGAGGAAGTTGAAAAGCGATTTAAAGAGTCCATCAAATGGCTTGtggaagagaaaaaagtcAAAGGAATAACTGGTGATTGTGGTTTTATGATGAACTTTCAAAGCATTGCTCGAAAAATCACTAAGATCCCCATTTTCATGAGTTCCCTTTGCCAGCTTCCAGCCGTCACATGCGGCTATGCGCAGAAAGAGCAAATGATCATTATGACGGCGAACGGGAAAAGCCTGGAGCCCATGAGAGATCTGATCAGGGATGAGTGTGGCGTAGACACCCAAGATAAGCGTTATAACATTGTTGGATGTGAAGATGTCCCTCATTTTGGTGAAGCAGTTGCTAATGGAGATAAAGTGAATACCAAAAAGGCCACGCCAGGGATCGTGAAAAAGGCTGTTGAAGCACTTAAGAAGTACCCACAAAGCAGAGCCTTTCTGTTGGAATGCACTGAGCTTCCTCCATATTCGGATGCCATTCGATTTCACACAGGCTTACCAGTCTATGATTCTATCACAGCATGTCACTTCTTTATCAGTGGACACAAGGACAACGCGAGGTTTGGCCTTCAAGATTGGCAAGATGAATGGGATGGAAAGCAAGAAGACTACCAGTACGGAGATAACCTTAccgaagaagaaaaagatgaaCTCGTAAATAAGGTTGAATAGGGACACTCTATATAAATTGGAAgcaaatgattatttttcatctGATGTTGGCTGAATCTACTGTATTCTTTTTGCGAGTATGAAAAACATACGCCTTTTATACTTTGGATGCGGGTTTAAGAtcattatattttattattaaatggATAAGGGTATTTAATTGGGAACTAAAACACTCGTAGTACTCATACGCCACTACATCCGGGACTTGAGTGGGATATTTTTCGTATCTCACCCAGGGGTGAAATGACATTTCCCGCCGATTTCGCTGATTCccaaatgttttcttcaagttCAAGGTTTTTACTTTCGATAAACATCAGACTCTTTAGAATCAGGTCAAAGCCACTAAGGAACAcacattttaaactttttctGTTGTAGAGCTGGCTGTTCCGTTTAATTTTAAAGCTTTGTCGTGTTGTAGACGTTTTGTGTCACCATAAATAACTCCATATAATAGAAAGTACattcgttcgctgcgctcactcgtgagatattgTTCATGTCACTCGAACATAAAATCCATATCTTCTCGCAACCCTGTAATATcattcatatatatatatgtataaaaaCCACCTCGAGCTtgccacaaatgtggtaactcagtcctgccagagtgctcaaactagagtactctagtgagcatgcacaatcgcaaaatagcaaggactcttcccagatagagtgctccatttggtttttacaccaaagagcaatatCTCACCTAGGggtgatatatatatatatatatatatatatatatatatttaagcaatagaaagcgttttccgtgtttgcatagcctgatataaacacgagaagggttgggagaattcgagacatttatgaaAACCCGAGAaaaagtcgagggtttgcataactgtcgagaattctcccaacccctcgagtgtttatatcaggctatgcaaacacaggaaaaaagttttctattgcttttataaaataacatcctctaaaaactacaacgcgggaaaagatgaaaaattcattttacttgtcaaaacgtatcttcctacaacattaatttgacaatgggatttttccactgaccaatcaaaactctgatcaatcaaaatttaaactgactctgaccaatcaaaatttaaactctctttcgatgtggcgtgtgtacaacttacatcacacaagcgtgtttacatactctcatgcaaacacgcctctcggccaatcagagcgcgcgtactatcttagttattttataaatacacataagatgtatatatatatatatatatatatatatatatacataagttgaacgattaaagatgacgcatcgattctctgttcctctgagtttcgcgcctaagcgctcgtcagacagaactttattcaactaagAACATACCTGCTTATATACAAACTAGCTAATTAATTCATAGGTGTGATGATCTAcgtgtgaaataatatagtgtgAAATAAGCTATTGTTGGCGGCTTGTGACATTTGCTAAGTAAAACAGATATGTTTTGATAAACCCTCCAcggagaacaactgtaactgcaGTAAAAAAAACGACTGCCCGCTGAAAAACAACTGCCTGACCTCAAGCGTCGTCTACAACGCCAACGTAACTACAGAAAGTGACACAATCGGAAAGAATTACATCGGACTAACGGAAGGAACTTTTAAGCAACGCTACACGCAacacaaactttcttttcggAACAGAAACTATTCAAACAACATGGAACTATCAAAACATATCTTTTTAGCACTCGTTTTGTATATATAAGACTGCATCCTGTAATTTTTTATAGtcgtatttaatttttaaagttttgaacTGTACAGGTTAACCTGAGGAAGGCTGAATAGCCGAAACGTAGTTTTATTAAAGCCGGAACAGTCAAGAGTtggtcttcttcctcttccattACACAGATTTATAAAATTCGGAGAAGCCATTGTATCCTTGGATCCTCTTACTGGGAGCTTTTCGTTTGGTAAACATTTTACACTgcttctatatatatatatatatatatatatatatatatatatatatatatatatatatatatatatatataactgcgaaagtacttttttttttttttttttttttgaaaactcctttattgaaaaatccaaaagatatttacaataaaattatccCAAAAAAAGCCTCAGTAAATACAAGATTCAATGTTCAAGTCTTTccttttgaaacatttttcgcATTAGTCCAATATGACTTAACATATGTATGAATAAAGTCCGTAAGATAATTCTTGAAAGACAATATGCGACAAATTTCAAGACTGCATTCATAAACTTCTAATTCCGTCCATGTTACAAGATCAccatttgttaattttatccttttaTCGACAAACATAGACTGTACTTGCTGTTTGATATAGGCTCTAGCTCTAGAATCCCACTCTTTTCCGGTAACATTATCAAAACTCGGTATTTCAAATGACGTATAATTCTTCTCAAGATGCGTGCGAAAAGACTTAGCAGAAATTACAGGACGAGGACTTTTGGACTTTGAAACGAAGGCACTAGAAGCATCAGAGGTCGAAGGAACAGAGGCAACAGTCGAAACAGAACACGTAGAGTCtgtagcagcagcagtagcagtaaCCGTAGAGCAAGACGTAGAAACAGGAGCAGCACTAGAATTCACGGAAGTCGAAGGAACAGTAGCAGGAACAGTCGAAACTGTAGCAGCAGTGGTAATAACAGCAGTAGAAACGGCAACGTCGGCAATGCTTGTCGTATTAACAGGAACAATAACGGAAGCAGTGGTAGCAGGAAGTTCAGTTTCGATTGAAAGATCAGTAGAACGAGAAACAGGAAACAAAGGGCCCCAAGCCTGCGTACACTCCCTGGCCACATGGCCGGGCTGATGACAGCGCCGGCAGCGACCAGAGAGTGGGCAGGCTGGGGCACGATGACCAAACTCTCGGCAAACAGAACACTGGGCTGGCTGGCGTACGTACCAGACACGGCAACTGCATCCATTGACTTCAACATATTGCGGGATATCACGGTCAAGTAAAACTTTAGCCACACGATTGCCATTACGGATGGTGGGATAGTGgtcaaaaaaacaatagccAACAGACAAAACTTCTCCAAACTCGGCAAGGAAATTGGAAACCACTTCATGCTCTATTTCGACCGGGAGGTCTCGAATATAAACGGTGCGTAGTCTTTCGTCAGCTGGAAACAACTGGACTGACACGTCGCCAAGGTCTAGGCCATCTTCAAGGATCTGAGAACAGGTCTGAGAGTCTTGAAAGGTCACCCATACTCTTTCAGCTCTAAGAAACTGCACAGCTCGAACTTTATCCGCATCAAGGCTTCCCATGACTAATGGTAACACATCTGATGCGCCTGCGTTCTTGTAAACCTCTTCTGAGAACTGAGCCACAAGGCTACACGGGTACTGAAAGGAAGGCATCCTGGCAAATCTGCAAATAACAAACGAGAACGTTACTAGAGCGTtcactgtttcggccttctgggcctcatcagtgcagtgctgatgctgagatgaaggtgaaggtgaagctttaaaagccacctcgagcttcccacaaatgtggtaactcagtcctgccagagtgctcgaactagagtactctagtgagcgtgcgcaattgctaaatagcaaggactcatctcagatagagtgctcaatttggtttttacaccaaagagctatatctaactgcatatatatatatatatatatatatatatatatatatatatatatatatggcaggactgagttaccacatttgtgggaagctcgaggtggcttttaaagcttcaccttcatctcagcatcagcactgcactgatgaggcccagaaggccgaaacagtactgtctgcagtcagttatatatatatatatatacatatatatatatatatatatatatctaaaAAGAACAttcactgaattttgaaaaaggtggctccctagatttttgtttcaaaacagggggagcctgttttcaagccatcgcAGCGgtctgaaacctagggggggcggcgtcaaggcATGCCTATGTAAACTctagaggccctgagctatgatcCAGTGGTTAGCTTGCTCTTGTAAGAGCACAGCAAACTTACTTTAGGCGGCGTGGGTAGGCTGAGTTAgcttttagtcagttggctattaaatgttgcctttgtcaatcatagtcagtagtcctgtgacacagccttgtaagataattatagtcagcggttagacatgagtgaagtctacaagtggcattgttgagtcTAGGCTATAGTTTGATCGTAgctggaatcatagctgccaagagcaagccctttgttctgcatctgaatgtgctaagttacaataattgtcccagcattgggaagTGTCtctttgtaaatccagtccgATAATAATCAGggtggaatgaaaatgaattgaatgcgtaTGATGGCCAATGGGAATGTCAACTTGAatggaatttgcttgaaccagtctGTTTAGCCACTGTCTGCTTAATTGTTCTctgatatctgactgaattttgaaaaaggtggctccctaGGTTTTCAAGCCATCGCGGCGGTCTGAAACCCAGGAAAGGCGGCGTCAAGGCATGCCTGTGTAACCTctagaggccctgagctatgatcTAGTGGTTAGCTTGCTCTTGTAAGAGCacagcaaagttactttagggggggtggGTACGCTGAGTTAgcttttagtcagttggctattaaatgttgcctttgtcaatcatagtagtcctgtgacacagccttgtgagaTATTATATTCAGCGGTTATACATAAGTGAAGTCTACAAAGCCCCACATTATTCGTGAAGAGTACGGCATGAAcatcccggtgttgtggtctggtcCTTCTCTCTAGCAAAATGTGATCGGCTTGGCGTGATGTTTCTAAAAGGGCTTGTGGTATATGGGGCTACGtacagccacaagtcaaaaaggaactttgccggGTGCTTCACTTATATAAGTTACAAAAACGCATGCGCACTACGCGTAATTGGCCAAAACCCAAATAATGACTCATGCTGTTGCTATATAGGAACTTCAACTAGGCATGGGCTAGTTTGCATAACGCACGTATGAACTTAGGGTGGAAAATATTTGTTCAAAGCTGCCTGTCTATTAGGCTCGATTACCAGCCGCTGTTCGGGAAAGGAGCCCGCGCTCTTCCCCCGAACTCACGGCTGGACGCGTGAACTTGGCATTGTTAATTTCGACCAATAAAAAATCTTCCTGCTTGACTCGAGCAGGCTCCATAAATTATCTTTCTCGCAGTAGCAAAGAAGTTGTGCGGTATGAAGAGCGATCGTGTTAGTGGGACACCTAACCAAATacctccaaaatatggtgagacacttaaatttattatgaaagaagtgttatatgaagtgcggtgtttgaaatcaactgaagatatgatcctcgcacttgctggacaatttaagcaattgtctcatgaacctgaaaaattcaggtaactcaacgggattcgaacccatgacctctgcgatgccggtgcagtgctctaaccaactgagctatgaagtcacacagttgagagcaggtcaatttgttgggctcatgttttcccatgaaaggaatgtagtatgaaagaagtgttatatgaagtgcggtgtttgctGGACAATCGTGTGTGTCTTCATAGCCGATAAATTCTAATCGGCTAATTGCGTCAAAGGGGAATCCTGAAATCTGGGGGCGCCTCGATCGGCGAACAAGGGGCAAGGACCGGAAGTTGTAATGTTTGGAAACCACATTTACTAAGGTCGGTGACATAATCGCACAAACGACCGATAGGTTGCTGATGGCTCGCGTCGCGGATGGAAAAGTTGATGGTGACAACATGGTCCGAATGAATACCGATGCATTGGCGCTCCTTGGGCACACCAGCTTCGAAACATCCCAAATTGCAAAGGAGACGGGATGCCATTCGTCCCACGCTGCACAAAGATTACGCGACGCTATGTGCTTCACATGTGCCTATCACCAATTTTCTGTTTCGTGATGAACTGCAAACGCAGCTAAATCACATTCGCGCTTCGAACAAGAACAGTAGCACGACAATCTTATCTAACTCCGTTAATAGGCGGCCCTATGGAAGTCGCATACGCCAGGTTATCATCAGCATTGGAAGCCTTTTTTAGGCAAAACGCTTCCGGGCAACCACTGGAAGAATCAAATCGGCCCAACGGACTGGAAGTAACCAGTGACATTATTTCGACACTTCAAACCACCCCGGTAAGCGAATTTAAAGCTATTTTACCTTCAgtttttgtaaacctattttaaaaaatgttgtcggggagaacgacgaatgtcaattgtcgaacggtgattgcacgactgaaaagaaatgtgggtattgaatattaatagcaAATAAGCTCCCGTGATGCCGGCTCCAAGCAGTACCGACCTTCGATGAAAAGTCATATGGTTTGTCTATATTCTTCAGAATTCAGTGGCAGAGGCTTCATTTTTCTGAGGCGTTTGTGAAAGGACAGTGGAACGCTGTATCTCTAAATTTCTGGTGAACGGTCATGTTAAGCCGGAGCCAGTTGGCCGTTCGTACGGCAGTATCAGTTTAGCGCCACGCGAAGAACTcattgttttttgcataccaaatatggaaaccacagCTCCTTTCGGTCGTGCAATTTCCGTTCGACAACTGTCATTTCGCCCTTCTCTccgacaacgttttttgaaataggtgtatatTTTGAAGGGAGGATACAAACTTTCAAGGCAGGCAGTTTAGATGCTTATTCTCACATATGGCATGAAATGACTTCAGATCCTGAAGTTTTGGGAGACTGTTACTGGTCAATATAGTGAATTTGATATGCTACCAATGCAGGTAAAACCCTTAACTCAAACTAAGTTATCTACTAGGGCATCTAATAGAATAGAATAGTATAGAAATGCTGCCGCACATTCTGTTGACAGTAACATATTTTAAGAAGTGACTCATCTACCTGCGCCTTCTATGACTTAAAGTAACCTTCATTTCTTAAAGTAGTGTCAAATCATGGTGTGTTACCAAAACTAAGATTTAGGAGCACCCTTCCCACCTGAAATGATATTCTTTGAAAGAACTGGATTGGTTTACTTAGTTCACTGACTTTATACTAAGACGAATTCAAACTTGGGGTAGGGTGGGGGTTGCAATTAATGTTAAAACTCTGACAGGTGTTAGCTTTCGAGGATCTCGGATTTCTAATTGTCATTCATATACATCCCCAAATTggatgtaaacaaaaatgtcagtggATAAGAGAGAGGCAGTCCTTAATATTTCTATGCCTTTTAGCCAAACTTTATTTCTGGTCATCTGACCGTTGACTAAATAACTGTCTAATGAACTATTCCagtgatttattatttgcgcTCTAATGCGAGTATAATATATTTGTCTAAAGCGTAAGATAATGCGGGAACAAAAGTTTCAGTGTGTTTGGCTGCAAAGGGAGACTGAGTCGTTTTTCCCGGTGCCAAGAGAGAGTCAAAAGCACTGAATGAcgaatttaaaacaaagtGTGTCTTAGCGTCTTCGATtaatggtctaggggccgacatttctctccctcaatgCCTGGACACAGGTACCTGAAATCTCGGCGAACATCGtgtggtacgacgctctggcactgCATCCAGAGGTATTGCTCTGTAGGTATTTTGTTTGCACATTCGCAGTTTTCCTGGAGctgaagttcttaccatattcccAGGGAAAATATCCGCTTGGGTCAAGAAATAGATATTGCTGTTTAACACTGTTCACTGCTCATTTAAGGCTGTTTTGTTGGATCGTTCTTGTTTGACGATATCGAAGTTATTGCAAGTTCTCTAATTGATGACAAGCCGTCAAACGCACAGCGTAATGTTTTCTGTCGTAGCAGTGTCATCATTAATCGATTTTGTCGCTTGGTCAGTTGGCAGCCTGGGAAATAAAGCCTCCATGCAATTTACAAGAGTTCCAGTCTTGTAAAATGTATGAACTTTCCGGGCCACTTAATGGCTTTCTTGTTACAGCGGTGGCGTAACTGTCACATTAGGTGGGAAAATACAGGACAGAccgtctggcattgaaataaagcaaTTAGAAATTGCAGAAACCACCGCCTCTTAATGccaataataaaacaattgatTCAGAGAGATTGCAAAGGGTAATGTTATGAACTATATTGTTCAGAAAACCgacaatttttccttggtAACTACATCATCTTTGCAGACTCCTAGTGAATATTAATAAGGGAagtagaaaacaaaagccttttgttttcatcacgGTGTGATGTTGAATGTTATCCAgaacaatagaccatttctaGATACGTCTTCTCTACCTTAGCCACATCCGATAACGTTTTCACTTTTTCATCATAAGATTTATAACTTCAGTTCTAGGACACACAGATATTAAAGAATTTCAAGAGTATTAAAGGGCATTACTTACTAAAACATCTAAGCtaacaaagtaataaaaaacGATGGAAGACTCGATGAAACAACGCAAACTTTAAACTTAGCTTGGAATTGAGGAATGCTAAAAATCTAATATGGGACTAAAAATAAGTACTTTTAAGGTGCACAGTTaacaaagcaaattttaaagtttcttgAATTACTGAAACTGGAAAAGGAGAAAAGGTAGCACATAGGCAGGCAACAATCTAACAAGAGAGAGAGGGGGAAAGAGAGAATAATGCATGGGCGCGCGGAGAAAtggagggagagagagagggagagagaatAATGCATGGGCGAGCGGAGAAATGGAATTTCTCTCTGAGAGTTGAACTTGATATCTTATGAGAGAGCGCAGTGAACGAGTGAGAAAACGAGTTGAACACGGGAAGAGAAATTCCAAATCTCCAAGCAATCATgtattactttgtttttttttacaagaagaAGCTACGGTGGCCCGTAAGGGCCACTTCCTGTACAAACTTTATTTTCCTCGTACAAACTTTGTTTTCCTCGTACAAACTTTATTTTCCTCGTACAAACTTTATTTTCCTGGTACAAACTTTGTTTTCCTCGTacaaactttattttcttagtacaaagtttgttttcctcgtacaaagtttgttttcctCGCACAAACTTTATTTTCCTCGCAGAAACTTTATTGTCTCGTACAAATTTTATTGTCATCGTACAAACTTTATTTTCTCGTACAAACTTTGTTTATaacatttatatttatttatttataaatacaATATTACAAACATAACcagtgttttcaaaatggattAATAAAAACGATGATTGTCCTCAAGATTAATTATTAAAGTTTGATTATTAGTTTTAGCCTCAGCTTCGGGAAGAAAATAAGACATATCATATTAAATGAAGGGAAACTACACATACCTTGACttacatccgcagttcaatatatgaaatacttcatataTAACCTCACATACCTTGACTTTCTCGTCCTTCGTTGGCTTTTTATtgcctttctttgtttggcTACCTCGATTATCTCTTCGTAGCTTCACAAAATCAGCGAAACAGAGTGGTTTATCAGAATTGTCCGCGTGCCGAGTTTGGCCGCCATTACCATTGCACTCTTCAGAAATTTGTGATCCGCTTGTGGAACAAGTCTGATAAAGATCGAGGTAgccaaacaaagaaaggcaAGAAAAAGCCAACGAAGGACGAGAAAGTCAAGGTATGAGAAGTTTtatatgaagtatttcatGTGACAGAAATACGTAGACCACCCTAGCGCGTCGTCATTTGTACATCACGTGACGAGCAATAAAGCGCCTTTGTAACTACGCCAGCCATTTTACTGTGTGTTTATCATACATGGTGTCAGAATACAGCGAAAATCCACGCCAAACAAAGCCATCGTTCCTCAATCTTGGTTTCACATTGTTTGTAAAGAATCACTGATCAAACTTCAAGAGCTAAGATATGGCGAAATACAAGACTCCCGAGATGGTTTGGACATCGCAATATCTGTCACACGAGTGGCGTCGATTCTACAGACAAGCAAGTTGTATCTTAGACAGCCCCTTACATGATAAGGAGGAGAACGTCAAGGTTAGCTACTTGAAGATGTGGGTTGGAGACAAAGGACTAGGCGTCTTCGAAGGATTTCAATTCGCGACGCCCGAGGATGAAGCAAAATTAGCGGT is a window from the Acropora palmata chromosome 14, jaAcrPala1.3, whole genome shotgun sequence genome containing:
- the LOC141866196 gene encoding uncharacterized protein LOC141866196, coding for MKKSGPPGTVKRKHPGNTSESENNKKKCKSAAACLGVIRLDYDYPPAPGDIDCPNSFDCDVYYKVAPGLTFEMCQKGKMTEEVEKRFKESIKWLVEEKKVKGITGDCGFMMNFQSIARKITKIPIFMSSLCQLPAVTCGYAQKEQMIIMTANGKSLEPMRDLIRDECGVDTQDKRYNIVGCEDVPHFGEAVANGDKVNTKKATPGIVKKAVEALKKYPQSRAFLLECTELPPYSDAIRFHTGLPVYDSITACHFFISGHKDNARFGLQDWQDEWDGKQEDYQYGDNLTEEEKDELVNKVE